One Sphingobacteruim zhuxiongii DNA window includes the following coding sequences:
- a CDS encoding response regulator — MFRKVLIAEDHEITNVSVKRTISDLGVEIAKYVFYCDDALAWISRALQDGEPFDLLITDLSFEEDHNKQRIGNGIELIQAVKVIQPSLKIIVFSGEDRPAIIDRLFNEYGIDGYVRKARRDAQHLRDAFTAIYQGNSYISFDVKQSLKQSNTFEFSIVDIQIVKLLSEGVLQKEIPNHLKQKNIKPSGLSSVEKRLNMMRDILAFTKNEQLVAYCKDKGFI, encoded by the coding sequence ATGTTTAGAAAAGTATTAATAGCAGAGGATCATGAGATCACTAATGTTTCTGTCAAGCGAACCATCAGTGATTTAGGAGTGGAGATAGCAAAGTATGTCTTTTACTGTGACGATGCGTTAGCATGGATAAGTCGTGCTTTGCAAGATGGCGAACCATTTGATTTGTTAATTACTGATTTGTCTTTTGAAGAAGATCATAACAAGCAAAGAATTGGGAATGGAATTGAACTGATTCAGGCTGTCAAGGTTATTCAACCAAGCCTGAAAATCATTGTTTTCTCTGGAGAAGATCGACCAGCTATTATTGATCGCTTGTTTAATGAATATGGTATTGATGGATATGTTAGAAAAGCGCGGAGAGATGCTCAACATCTAAGGGATGCGTTCACAGCTATTTACCAGGGGAATAGTTATATATCCTTCGATGTTAAACAATCCCTAAAACAAAGCAATACCTTTGAGTTCTCAATAGTAGATATTCAGATTGTAAAACTATTATCAGAAGGTGTTTTGCAAAAGGAGATACCAAATCACCTTAAACAAAAAAACATAAAACCCTCAGGTTTGAGCAGTGTTGAAAAGCGCTTAAATATGATGCGCGATATTTTAGCATTTACGAAAAATGAGCAGCTAGTTGCGTATTGCAAAGATAAAGGGTTTATTTAA
- a CDS encoding sensor histidine kinase produces MSDRVLPKKAVTLFAANNFKGAYLIHKKNLDVEHKNDNDYARILSNYANTRWRIDNKYNPLPDLHKALNIRLKSSDNYGLNSSYAHLFDYHYGRNADSAKMYALKSFASANKIDVSADRINAAEKLIKVSDADSSKYYFQVYKHLDDSVRSARLKARNQYALIRYESEKNKIHNLKLQKDVLDRDLRISEERILMVIVFGGVLSGLIYYILWARKRKQRMTMELENKVKEIQLTTSKKVHDVVANGIYRVMTELEYKDDYDKQDLLDKLEVMYEKSRDISYEPSKDMSLSTFVSDVSTLLGSFSNEKVRIIIVGNDPHIWNRVPKKAKDDLLIIFQELLVNMRKHSLADEVIFRFEETDNYLNIFYQDNGVGLSSIKKEGNGLRNTGTRMERLNGKFNFGSEDGKGLKIEIILPLPQNKAPYV; encoded by the coding sequence TTGTCCGATCGTGTACTTCCAAAAAAAGCGGTTACGCTGTTTGCCGCAAACAACTTTAAGGGCGCGTATTTAATACATAAAAAGAATTTAGATGTCGAGCATAAGAATGACAACGATTATGCTCGTATTCTATCCAATTATGCGAATACTCGCTGGCGTATAGACAACAAATATAATCCTCTACCTGATCTACATAAAGCGTTAAATATAAGGCTTAAGTCTTCTGATAATTATGGTTTAAATTCCAGCTATGCTCATTTATTTGACTATCACTATGGCAGAAATGCAGATTCAGCAAAAATGTATGCTTTGAAATCTTTTGCCTCAGCCAATAAAATCGATGTAAGCGCCGATCGTATTAATGCTGCGGAAAAGTTGATCAAGGTAAGCGATGCTGATTCGTCAAAATATTATTTTCAAGTCTATAAACATCTGGATGATAGCGTTCGTTCAGCTCGTTTAAAAGCTCGAAATCAATATGCTTTAATTCGGTATGAATCCGAGAAAAATAAGATTCATAATTTAAAGCTTCAAAAAGATGTACTTGATAGAGACCTCCGTATTTCGGAAGAAAGAATACTAATGGTCATCGTGTTTGGGGGTGTTTTATCCGGGTTAATTTATTACATCTTGTGGGCCAGAAAGCGGAAACAAAGAATGACGATGGAATTGGAGAACAAGGTAAAGGAAATTCAATTGACGACGTCTAAGAAAGTTCATGATGTTGTAGCTAACGGTATTTATCGTGTGATGACTGAATTGGAGTATAAAGATGATTACGATAAACAAGACCTATTGGACAAACTGGAGGTCATGTACGAGAAATCAAGAGATATTTCTTATGAACCATCGAAGGATATGTCATTGTCTACTTTTGTTTCAGATGTTTCTACCTTACTAGGTTCATTTTCAAATGAAAAAGTGCGTATAATTATTGTTGGTAATGACCCTCACATCTGGAATCGTGTTCCCAAAAAGGCGAAGGATGATCTTCTTATTATCTTTCAAGAGTTATTGGTTAACATGCGTAAACATAGTCTGGCTGATGAAGTGATATTCAGATTTGAAGAGACTGATAATTATTTGAATATTTTTTATCAAGATAATGGTGTTGGCTTGTCATCAATAAAAAAAGAGGGGAATGGCTTGCGGAATACGGGAACCCGTATGGAAAGGTTGAACGGTAAATTTAATTTTGGTTCTGAAGATGGGAAAGGATTAAAAATAGAAATTATACTTCCGCTTCCTCAAAACAAGGCACCATATGTTTAG
- a CDS encoding TonB-dependent receptor plug domain-containing protein — MEVHDRTKIAEVCVEGKSTIKTVKESPFNVVVLDAKKFHNSPMELSDVLDRASGVKIRQSGGLGSHASINLNGFSGRHVKVFIDEVPMQGMGSAFQINNIPVNLAERIEIYKGVVPIELGSDALGGAINIISNKHKKSYADLSYSLGSFNTHRSYLNLGYVDKKGFTFQINAFQNYSDNNYSVFTQIREMETSKMSEENHWTKAFHNKYHNETAIFKAGFVNTKWTDQLLLGLTLGQEFAEIQNANIMKIVYGEKSRNSTTLMPSITYSKKDFLTSRLDFTLNGNYNRNFNQNIDTASREYNWYGEFSQRRTVGEAVNTLAEFNNNNANASLNLIYKINDKHSISINDNWSTYERKNADQKQVKDEFSIPDAKSSNYKNVAGLSYRYQIKRKWVSALFAKHFIQSTTGMVNVGESISFPTYKIKTTKADAFGYGFVSTYFHKDFQYKVSIEKALRLPSATELLGDAVLERSNASLRPENSRNINVGISYQKDLNEDHAIFIDASGLYRDVKDFIQRQIVQRTGEAHSVNHGKVQNIGANFEGRYYYKNYFNIGGTVTYQSLVNKERYDRYESSQLSQTYNDRMPNQPYFFANGEAEVKFPHLGGKSNLLSIGYHLHYTHSFFLRWPSMGERGDKSTIDKTITHDLMATYAMKSGRYNISIEGRNISDRRVYDNFSLQKPGRSFNVKLRYFFM; from the coding sequence TTGGAAGTACACGATCGGACAAAAATTGCGGAAGTCTGCGTTGAAGGTAAATCTACTATTAAAACCGTTAAAGAAAGCCCTTTTAACGTAGTTGTTTTGGATGCGAAGAAATTTCACAATAGCCCCATGGAGCTTAGTGATGTCCTCGACAGAGCATCAGGTGTCAAAATCAGACAAAGCGGAGGACTGGGTTCTCATGCTTCAATTAACTTGAATGGGTTTTCTGGGCGACATGTTAAAGTATTTATCGATGAAGTTCCCATGCAAGGTATGGGCTCTGCTTTTCAAATTAACAATATCCCCGTCAATCTTGCCGAGCGCATTGAAATCTATAAAGGCGTCGTACCGATAGAGTTAGGATCAGATGCCTTAGGCGGTGCGATTAACATTATCAGTAACAAGCACAAAAAATCATACGCCGATCTCTCCTATTCTTTAGGGTCATTCAATACACATCGCTCGTACCTCAACCTAGGATATGTAGATAAAAAAGGATTCACGTTTCAAATTAATGCGTTCCAGAACTATTCGGATAACAACTATTCTGTCTTTACGCAGATTCGCGAGATGGAGACAAGCAAGATGTCGGAGGAAAACCATTGGACAAAAGCATTTCATAATAAATACCACAATGAGACGGCGATATTCAAAGCGGGCTTTGTCAATACGAAATGGACCGATCAACTGTTACTTGGTCTGACTTTAGGTCAAGAATTTGCAGAGATTCAAAATGCCAACATCATGAAAATAGTTTATGGCGAGAAATCCAGGAATTCTACGACACTCATGCCATCCATAACTTATAGCAAAAAGGACTTTTTGACGAGTCGCCTAGATTTCACACTAAACGGTAACTATAATCGAAACTTCAATCAAAATATAGACACCGCATCTAGAGAATACAATTGGTATGGCGAGTTTTCACAGAGACGAACAGTTGGAGAAGCGGTAAATACTTTAGCGGAGTTTAACAACAATAATGCAAATGCTAGCCTCAACTTAATTTACAAGATAAACGACAAACATAGTATCTCCATAAACGATAATTGGTCCACCTACGAACGCAAGAATGCAGATCAAAAACAGGTAAAAGATGAATTCAGCATTCCCGATGCTAAATCTAGTAACTACAAGAATGTCGCTGGCCTTTCCTATCGTTATCAAATCAAGCGCAAATGGGTAAGCGCGTTATTTGCCAAACATTTTATTCAAAGCACGACAGGTATGGTAAATGTTGGCGAAAGCATTTCTTTCCCGACGTATAAAATAAAAACTACTAAAGCCGATGCCTTCGGATATGGGTTCGTAAGCACCTATTTCCACAAAGACTTTCAATATAAAGTATCAATCGAAAAAGCCCTCCGCTTGCCTTCGGCAACAGAGCTCTTGGGAGATGCTGTATTGGAACGATCAAATGCGTCTTTACGACCAGAAAATAGTCGAAATATTAATGTCGGCATCTCTTATCAAAAAGACCTGAATGAAGACCATGCGATATTTATTGACGCCAGTGGACTTTATCGAGACGTTAAGGATTTTATCCAACGTCAGATTGTTCAGCGTACCGGAGAAGCCCATAGCGTAAACCATGGTAAAGTGCAAAACATAGGAGCAAATTTTGAAGGACGATACTACTATAAGAATTACTTCAACATTGGCGGAACAGTCACTTACCAAAGCTTAGTAAACAAAGAACGATACGATCGATACGAGTCTTCACAATTGTCGCAAACCTACAACGATCGAATGCCAAATCAGCCTTATTTCTTTGCAAATGGAGAAGCTGAAGTAAAGTTTCCGCATTTAGGTGGAAAGTCAAATCTGCTCAGCATCGGATATCATTTACATTATACGCATTCATTCTTTTTACGCTGGCCAAGTATGGGCGAGCGAGGAGACAAAAGTACCATTGATAAGACCATAACACATGATCTCATGGCAACTTATGCAATGAAATCCGGAAGATATAATATCAGCATTGAAGGTCGAAACATTTCAGACCGCCGTGTCTACGATAACTTCAGCTTACAAAAACCTGGACGAAGCTTTAACGTTAAACTCCGCTATTTCTTTATGTAA